A section of the Amycolatopsis sp. AA4 genome encodes:
- a CDS encoding helix-turn-helix transcriptional regulator: protein MALRIHFTDDDFGRARGRTGPDPLWELVLSLTALQSRRPAAGPRVWSARVRKQLRREGLLPHPRPAPALELSARAAKALPSGRGTGIGRPAERRQLGPVAGDGVVRVEKTRLRADLQTFFVHGVAPSWVGEVADGARALLGSALTSYGAARETPVRPSAGNRQVAPIRWESPEFSGGPSADRSVYFGGLLVIPAYFRVVEPDPATGPEQPVVLARAEERALEAAPDPLPDLLGEIRARALHALAVPRSTAELAGEIGVTPVAASKHTSVLRRAGLVESQRDGNTVRHAVTATGLALLSASGA from the coding sequence ATGGCGTTGCGCATTCATTTCACCGACGACGATTTCGGCCGGGCGAGGGGGCGCACCGGCCCCGATCCGCTGTGGGAACTGGTGCTGAGCCTCACCGCGCTGCAGAGCCGCCGCCCGGCGGCCGGGCCGCGGGTCTGGTCCGCGCGCGTCCGCAAGCAGCTTCGCCGGGAGGGGCTGCTGCCGCATCCGCGTCCGGCGCCCGCACTGGAGTTGTCCGCCCGGGCCGCGAAGGCGCTGCCGTCCGGCCGCGGCACGGGGATAGGGAGACCGGCCGAGCGGCGGCAGCTCGGCCCGGTCGCGGGAGACGGCGTCGTGCGCGTGGAGAAAACGAGGCTGCGCGCCGACCTGCAGACGTTTTTCGTGCACGGAGTCGCGCCGTCGTGGGTCGGCGAGGTGGCCGACGGGGCCCGCGCGCTGCTCGGATCGGCGCTCACGTCGTACGGCGCGGCGCGCGAGACTCCGGTGCGGCCGTCCGCCGGGAACAGACAGGTCGCGCCGATTCGCTGGGAGAGCCCGGAGTTCTCCGGAGGGCCTTCCGCGGACCGCAGTGTCTACTTCGGAGGCTTGCTCGTGATCCCGGCGTATTTCCGGGTCGTGGAACCGGATCCGGCGACCGGACCGGAGCAGCCGGTGGTACTGGCCCGGGCCGAGGAGCGTGCGCTCGAGGCCGCCCCGGACCCGCTGCCGGACCTGCTCGGCGAGATCCGGGCCCGGGCCCTGCACGCGCTGGCGGTCCCGCGGTCCACCGCCGAACTGGCCGGGGAGATCGGCGTGACCCCGGTCGCGGCGAGCAAACACACGAGTGTCCTGCGCCGCGCGGGGCTAGTCGAAAGCCAGCGGGACGGGAATACCGTCCGGCACGCGGTGACGGCCACCGGGCTGGCGTTGCTGAGCGCGTCCGGCGCTTAA
- a CDS encoding DUF3040 domain-containing protein: MALRDHEQQQLDEIERRLAQENPRLARRFEKFRPMPVVTFAAAALGVLSVFLTGLVTLVVGFGMGSAPPIIVGAVLTTAIPLALVWFYRCHWR; the protein is encoded by the coding sequence ATGGCGCTGCGCGACCACGAACAACAGCAGCTGGACGAGATCGAACGCCGCCTCGCCCAGGAAAATCCGCGCCTTGCCCGCCGCTTCGAGAAGTTCCGCCCGATGCCGGTCGTCACCTTCGCCGCGGCCGCGCTCGGGGTGCTCAGCGTGTTCCTGACCGGCCTGGTGACCCTGGTGGTCGGCTTCGGGATGGGCTCCGCCCCGCCGATCATCGTGGGCGCCGTGCTGACGACGGCGATCCCGCTCGCGCTCGTCTGGTTCTACCGCTGTCATTGGCGCTGA
- a CDS encoding GlsB/YeaQ/YmgE family stress response membrane protein: protein MGVVSWIVLGLIAGLIAKALMPGKDPGGCIITILLGIGGAFVGGWIGKTLFHTQLGTFFDLRTWGLAVLGALVILTGYRLIVGGRRRD, encoded by the coding sequence GTGGGCGTTGTCAGCTGGATCGTGCTGGGCCTGATCGCCGGATTGATCGCGAAGGCCCTCATGCCGGGCAAGGACCCGGGCGGCTGCATCATCACCATCCTGCTCGGGATCGGAGGCGCGTTCGTGGGCGGCTGGATCGGCAAAACGCTGTTCCACACCCAGCTCGGGACGTTCTTCGACCTGCGCACGTGGGGTCTCGCGGTGCTCGGCGCGCTGGTCATCCTGACCGGCTACCGGCTCATCGTGGGCGGCCGCCGCCGCGACTGA
- a CDS encoding RNA polymerase sigma-70 factor gives MTAPGEASPDLATETFLAHRNLLFTVAYEMLGSAADAEDVLQETWLKWAGVNLDEIREHRAYLVRITTRQALTRLRTLGRRKESYVGTWLPEPLLTAPDVAEDVELADHVSMAMLLVLETLRPTERAVFVLREVFDLPYDEIAEAVGKTPAAVRQIGHRARSHVSARRPRGDVTPAETRGALEAFHRAVETGDLQGLLDLLAPDVVFLGDGGGVKQAVLRPIVGADKVARLLAAGSAQIPAPLRPMQVNGHPALVLKLDGEVDTVLTLRIDEGKITGLYAVRNPAKLSHMDTETSLRR, from the coding sequence ATGACAGCGCCCGGCGAAGCGAGCCCGGACCTCGCCACCGAGACCTTCCTCGCCCACCGGAACCTCCTGTTCACCGTCGCGTACGAGATGCTCGGCTCGGCCGCCGACGCCGAGGACGTGCTGCAGGAGACCTGGCTGAAGTGGGCGGGCGTCAACCTCGACGAGATCCGCGAGCACCGCGCCTACCTGGTCCGGATCACCACGCGCCAGGCGCTGACCCGGCTGCGCACGCTCGGCAGGCGCAAGGAGTCCTACGTCGGCACCTGGCTGCCCGAGCCGCTGCTCACCGCGCCGGACGTGGCCGAGGACGTCGAACTCGCCGACCACGTGTCGATGGCGATGCTGCTGGTGCTCGAAACGCTGCGGCCGACCGAGCGCGCGGTGTTCGTGCTGCGCGAGGTCTTCGACCTGCCGTACGACGAAATCGCCGAGGCGGTCGGCAAAACCCCGGCCGCGGTGCGGCAGATCGGGCACCGGGCGCGGTCGCACGTGTCCGCCCGCCGTCCGCGCGGCGACGTCACGCCCGCCGAAACCAGGGGTGCGCTCGAAGCGTTCCATCGGGCCGTCGAGACCGGCGACCTGCAGGGACTGCTCGATCTGCTCGCCCCGGACGTCGTCTTCCTCGGCGACGGCGGCGGCGTGAAACAGGCGGTGCTGAGGCCGATCGTCGGCGCGGACAAGGTCGCGCGCCTGCTGGCCGCCGGGAGCGCCCAGATCCCCGCACCGCTGCGCCCGATGCAGGTCAACGGGCACCCGGCGCTGGTGCTGAAGCTCGACGGCGAGGTCGACACGGTGCTCACGCTCCGCATCGACGAGGGCAAGATCACCGGCCTGTACGCGGTGCGGAATCCGGCCAAACTGTCGCATATGGACACGGAAACCTCCCTGCGCCGCTGA
- a CDS encoding class I SAM-dependent methyltransferase, whose amino-acid sequence MAERGPDWLRRTWDKAAPRYDRDIAWLERALLADGREWVCGQASGEVLEVAVGTGRNLPWYPPDVRLTGIDLSPSMLDLARGRAAETGREVTLTEADAQSLPFPDGTFDTVVCTLGLCGVPDERGALAEMHRVLRPGGQLLLLDHVGSHRRFVLAAQRLLEKLTVWQLGDYLTRRPLPLLAAAGFEVERAERSKAGIVERVAARKAA is encoded by the coding sequence ATGGCGGAGCGGGGACCGGACTGGCTGCGGCGGACGTGGGACAAGGCCGCGCCGCGCTACGACCGCGACATCGCGTGGCTCGAGCGGGCGCTGCTCGCCGACGGCCGCGAATGGGTGTGCGGGCAGGCTTCGGGGGAAGTGCTGGAGGTCGCGGTCGGGACCGGCCGGAACCTGCCCTGGTATCCGCCGGACGTGCGCTTGACCGGAATCGACCTCAGCCCGTCGATGCTGGACCTGGCCCGCGGCCGGGCCGCCGAGACCGGGCGGGAGGTGACCCTGACCGAGGCCGACGCGCAGTCGCTTCCGTTCCCGGACGGCACGTTCGACACGGTCGTCTGCACGCTGGGCCTGTGCGGCGTGCCGGACGAACGCGGCGCGCTCGCGGAGATGCACCGGGTGCTGCGGCCGGGCGGGCAGTTGCTGCTGCTGGACCACGTCGGCAGCCACCGCCGGTTCGTTCTCGCTGCTCAGCGGCTGCTGGAGAAGCTCACCGTTTGGCAGCTGGGGGATTACCTGACCCGGCGGCCGCTGCCGTTGCTCGCCGCGGCCGGGTTCGAGGTGGAGCGGGCGGAGCGGAGCAAGGCCGGGATCGTGGAACGGGTGGCCGCGCGGAAGGCCGCTTAG
- a CDS encoding Chromate resistance protein ChrB: MAGDRWLVLVVRVPSAPSRHRVAVWRELRRAGALSIGQGAWAVPDVPGFAGGVARVVELAERGEGEVITLDAAERDGSRLAELFTAEREEEWAEFLADCGKFDAEIAKEIRIGKFTMAELEEEEQSLERLRRWHRDLKARDVFGAPSAAEAEQRLKQCAERLADYTEQVFQALHQM, translated from the coding sequence GTGGCAGGGGACAGATGGCTGGTGCTGGTAGTGCGGGTGCCGTCCGCGCCGTCGCGGCACCGGGTCGCCGTGTGGCGGGAGCTGCGGCGGGCAGGCGCGTTGTCGATCGGGCAGGGCGCCTGGGCGGTGCCGGACGTGCCCGGGTTCGCCGGAGGCGTCGCGCGGGTCGTCGAGCTGGCCGAACGCGGCGAGGGCGAGGTGATCACGCTCGACGCCGCCGAACGCGACGGCTCGCGGCTGGCGGAGCTGTTCACTGCCGAGCGGGAAGAGGAGTGGGCGGAGTTCCTGGCCGACTGCGGGAAGTTCGACGCGGAGATCGCCAAGGAAATCCGGATCGGCAAGTTCACGATGGCCGAGCTGGAGGAGGAAGAGCAGAGCCTCGAGCGGTTGCGGCGCTGGCATCGGGACTTGAAGGCTCGCGACGTGTTCGGCGCGCCCTCGGCGGCGGAGGCCGAGCAGCGGCTGAAGCAGTGCGCGGAGCGGCTCGCCGACTACACCGAGCAGGTTTTCCAAGCCCTGCACCAGATGTGA